In the genome of Candidatus Methylomirabilota bacterium, the window CGCTCTCCCCGCGCCTGCGGGTGGGGATTCATGTCGCGGAGGTTCGCATTGGACAGGGCAATGACTTCGTGAAGCTGGACAGCGATGACGAGCGCGTCCATCGTGCGACGATCGCGGCACTGCTGGAATCGGCGGGGGCCGACGACATAGTGGTCAGCGCCACCGCCCTGCCGTTTCTCGCGCGACAATTCGAACTGGCTCCCGCGCCCCGGGCGGGGCTCGAGATGCAGGCGTACCGGGTGACGGGCCATGAACGGAAAGGGTTCGAGGTCCTGGGCCGGGTGGGCGCCTTCGTCGGGCGGAGACATCAGTTGGACCTCCTCGACAGCCGCCTGGGATCCGCGGTCGGTGGACACGGGCAGGTGGTGGCTCTGGTCGGAGAGCCGGGCATGGGCAAGTCTCGTCTCGTCTGGGAGTTCACGCGCTCCCGCGGGAGCGCCGTGGGACTCCTGCTGGAGGCATCGGGCGTGTCCCATGGGAGGTCCGCGCCGTTTCTGCCGATCACCGATCTCCTGAGACGGTACTTCCAAATCCAGGAAATCGACAGCGTGGAGCAGATCGCGACCAAGGTCACCATGGCCGTCCGTCGCCTGGACGAGGGGCTCCTGTATTCCCTTCCCGCGATCCAGGCCCTTCTCGATGTCCCCGTGGACGATCCGCGGTGGGGCAAGCTCGACCCGCCGCAGCGGCGCCAGCAGACCCTTGACGCCCTCAAGGGTATCCTGATGCGGGAGAGCCGGCAGCGACCGCTCCTGCTCCTCTTCGAGGATTTGCACTGGATCGATACCGAGACCGCAGCGCTGCTGGACACCCTGATCGAATCCATACCGGCGGCTCGCATGATGCTGCTCGTCACCTATCGTCCGGAATTTCGTCATGCCTGGGGAGGCAGGAGCTTCTACGCCCAGCTGAGCCTCGAGCCCCTATCCACGGAGAGCGCCGGGGACCTTCTTGACGCGCTCCTCGGTCGCGATCCCGGTCTCGGGCCGGTCAAGTCGAGCCTCATCCAGTGGGCCGAAGGCAACCCGTTCTTCCTGGAGGAAAGCGGCCGAACCCTCGTGGAGACCGGCGTATTGGTGGGCGAGCGGGGCGCTTATCGTCTCTCGAAGCCGGTCAAGCATGTGGAGGTCCCTCCCACCGTCGAGGAGATGCTGGCCGCGAGGCTGGCGCGCCTGCCCTCGGAAGAGAGAGACCTTCTCGACTGCGCCGCCGTCATCGGGAAGGACGTCCCCCTGCCCCTCCTTCACGCGGTCACCGATCTGGCGGACCTGGACGTATTCTCGCGGATGCGACAACTGCAAGGGGCCGAGCTGCTCTACGAGACAGGCAGCTTCCCCAAGGTCGAGTACACCTTCAAGCACGCCCTGACCCACGAGGTCACGTACCGGACGATTCCCCCGGAGCGTCGACGCGACCTCCACGGCAGAGTAGTTGCGGCGCTCGAGCGGCTGTCGCCCGAGGCCATCCAGCAGCTCGGATACCACGCGTTCAGGGCCGAACGATGGTCACAGGCGCTCCCCTATCTCCGCCAGGCCGGGATCAAGGCGGCGGCTCAGGCCGCCAACCGGGAAGCGGTAGTCTGCTTCGAGCAGGCCTTGTTCGCCCTCGATCACGTTGCCGAGAGCCGCGAGCGGATCGAGCAGGCCGTCGATCTCCGATTCGACCTGCGGACCGCCCTCCTGCCCCTCGGCGAGTTCGCCGCCATGATGTCGCATCTGGGCACGGCTCAGGAGCTGGCGGAGTCTTTGGCTGACCAGGAGCGGCTGGGACGCGTCCACGCATTTCTCGCGGATTATTTCCGGCAGATCGGCCAGTACAGGGAGGCGATCGAGACGGGCCGGCGAGGCCTCGCCATTGCCCTCGCCCTCGGCGATCTCCCGCTCCAGGTGGCGACGCAGATGTACATGGGTCATGCCTTCCACGACCTCGGCGACTACCGGCGCGCGAGCGATCTGTTCAGGGAGAACGTGACGGCCATCGCGCCACCGCTCAGGGGCAAGCGGTTGGGGCTCCCCTACGTGGCATCCGTGCACTCGCGCACGTGGCTCGTCTTGTGCCTCGCCGAGCTGGGTCAGTTCGCTGAGGGCGCCGCCCTCGCGCGGGAAGCTCTGGAGATCGCCGAGTCCGCAGACGAGGTCGCGACTCTCATCTCCGCCTGCTACGGGCTGGGGCGGCTTCACCTTCGGCGGGCCGACTTTCCCCAGGCCATTCCCGTGCTCGAGCGTGGGCTCGAGCTCACCCGCGCCTGGAACATCCGCCTCTGGTCCGCCGTGCTCGCGGAGGACCTCGGCTCCGCGCACGTCCGGTCCGGGCGGATCCACGAAGGCATTTCCCTGCTGGGGGAAGCCATCGAGCTCCACCGCGCCATGCGGGGAACAGCGGGGCAGTCACGCCGCCTGACCTCGCTCGGCGAGGCCTACCTCGCCGCCGGTCGAGCGGAAGAGGCGGCCGCCCTCGCGGAACGTGCCCTCGAGCTCTCGCGCGCACACCAAGAGCGCGGTAACGAAGCCTGGGCGCTCCGCCTTCAAGGCGACCTTGCCGCGCGCCCGGGCTCCGCGGGGCTCGCGCGCAGCGACGCCGCCTACCGGGACGCGCTCGCCCTGTCCCGAGAAC includes:
- a CDS encoding sigma 54-interacting transcriptional regulator, coding for MDPLAELLGESAAMEAVREQIRRLLTRRETGRRLPSILITGDTGTGKGLIARSIHRAGPRAAGPFVDVNCAAIPETLMEAELFGFERGAFTDARRAKPGLFQAAHRGTIFLDEVGLLPEALQAKLLKALEERAVRRLGATTADPVDVWIVSATNADLQAAVRQRAFREDLYHRLAVLTLRLPPLRERGRDVLILAERFLARVCADYALPPKRFAPDAEATLSAYSWPGNVRELGNVIERVALLADGDLVTADMLDLQTGPVEGRATVPPPAPVAVSLDHAMREHLLAALTQTRWNISRTAALLGISRNTLRGRIEKFGLRETGSARAAARPAARRSPPPAPSITPENRPAQVPSTVRWEQRRITLLRAALVVPAETDALSGTSRALDVLIDKVKVFGGRVEEISPAGLLASFGLEPVEEAPRRATHAALAMQKVADRARRDDPLSPRLRVGIHVAEVRIGQGNDFVKLDSDDERVHRATIAALLESAGADDIVVSATALPFLARQFELAPAPRAGLEMQAYRVTGHERKGFEVLGRVGAFVGRRHQLDLLDSRLGSAVGGHGQVVALVGEPGMGKSRLVWEFTRSRGSAVGLLLEASGVSHGRSAPFLPITDLLRRYFQIQEIDSVEQIATKVTMAVRRLDEGLLYSLPAIQALLDVPVDDPRWGKLDPPQRRQQTLDALKGILMRESRQRPLLLLFEDLHWIDTETAALLDTLIESIPAARMMLLVTYRPEFRHAWGGRSFYAQLSLEPLSTESAGDLLDALLGRDPGLGPVKSSLIQWAEGNPFFLEESGRTLVETGVLVGERGAYRLSKPVKHVEVPPTVEEMLAARLARLPSEERDLLDCAAVIGKDVPLPLLHAVTDLADLDVFSRMRQLQGAELLYETGSFPKVEYTFKHALTHEVTYRTIPPERRRDLHGRVVAALERLSPEAIQQLGYHAFRAERWSQALPYLRQAGIKAAAQAANREAVVCFEQALFALDHVAESRERIEQAVDLRFDLRTALLPLGEFAAMMSHLGTAQELAESLADQERLGRVHAFLADYFRQIGQYREAIETGRRGLAIALALGDLPLQVATQMYMGHAFHDLGDYRRASDLFRENVTAIAPPLRGKRLGLPYVASVHSRTWLVLCLAELGQFAEGAALAREALEIAESADEVATLISACYGLGRLHLRRADFPQAIPVLERGLELTRAWNIRLWSAVLAEDLGSAHVRSGRIHEGISLLGEAIELHRAMRGTAGQSRRLTSLGEAYLAAGRAEEAAALAERALELSRAHQERGNEAWALRLQGDLAARPGSAGLARSDAAYRDALALSRELGMRPLEAQCQLGLGRLQRMLGQRDVALENLAAALAAFGELEMELHRGQAQAELGALG